In the Pseudoliparis swirei isolate HS2019 ecotype Mariana Trench chromosome 19, NWPU_hadal_v1, whole genome shotgun sequence genome, one interval contains:
- the foxo4 gene encoding forkhead box protein O4, with product MEESSVPPIDPDFEPQSRPRSCTWPLPRPDISAVKPEGPDGSESAAGTPPADEDKAEPQQITSEPEKAAAGAEGGVVSGGGGAGATPRKGSSRRNAWGNQSYADLISQAIENSPEKRLTLAQIYEWMVKTVPYFRDKGDSNSSAGWKNSIRHNLSLHNKFLRVHNESTGKSSWWMLNPEGGKTGKAPRRRAASMDNSSKLLKSRMRAKQTKKQAGAAGLGGAGGALQGDGGTGSAGADSPNSSQQFPKWGVNNGSPSPRGSLDDSDMWTTFRPRTSSNASTLSGRLSPIAPGQEDDDNLPEDGLLGRYSASSLTPTLTETLMEELDLIDGLTLLTEQQGGASPSSAPPAPPTPLPSASTLLPRGSSFSSFHPLQPSSLPQAPTHTGTQVSVSQCGMSSKEPSSFSNSLFNPMSGSGSRGGGHYSTHVPSSLEVLLTSDSPPPSDVMMTQVDPLMHSGGVGLMGLGASVRSKPNQLLLGKGLEPNTVAPMVLQAQMQQRHLQQQQQQQQQQQQQQQHQQQHQQQHQQHSQLGLGMILSGMSQDPSQLSALKVPAVVSHHGGPIGSANPGASLLGMSQFGAPSCSMAGQDRLPTDLDIDMFTENLDCDVDYIINSDLMDGDVIDFNFDPILPGGQGCAGPATTQGSAHSWVPS from the exons ATGGAGGAGTCCTCAGTGCCCCCGATTGACCCCGACTTCGAGCcgcagagcagaccccgctccTGCACGTGGCCGCTGCCGAGGCCCGACATCTCAGCTGTCAAACCCGAGGGGCCGGATGGCTCCGAGTCCGCCGCCGGGACCCCGCCGGCGGACGAGGACAAGGCCGAGCCCCAGCAAATCACTTCCGAGCCGGAGAAGGCTGCGGCGGGGGCCGAGGGAGGGGTCGTGTCCGGCGGGGGCGGAGCCGGCGCCACGCCCCGCAAAGGATCATCCCGGCGCAACGCGTGGGGGAACCAGAGCTACGCTGATCTGATTAGCCAGGCCATCGAGAACTCACCTGAGAAGAGGTTAACCCTGGCCCAGATCTACGAGTGGATGGTGAAAACCGTGCCTTACTTCAGAGACAAAGGAGACAGCAACAGCTCAGCCGGCTGGAAG aattCAATTCGCCACAACTTATCACTCCACAACAAGTTCTTGAGGGTTCACAATGAATCGACTGGCAAGAGCTCCTGGTGGATGCTCAACCCAGAAGGAGGGAAGACCGGGAAAGCTCCTCGCCGCCGGGCCGCCTCCATGGACAACAGCAGCAAACTGCTGAAGAGCCGCATGAGGGCCAAGCAGACGAAGAAGCAGGCGGGAGCAGCCGGCCTGGGGGGCGCAGGAGGGGCTCTGCAGGGCGATGGCGGCACAGGTTCAGCCGGGGCAGACAGCCCGAACTCGTCCCAGCAGTTCCCCAAATGGGGGGTTAACAACGGCAGCCCGTCGCCCCGCGGCAGCCTGGATGACTCCGACATGTGGACCACCTTCCGCCCGCGCACAAGCTCCAACGCCAGCACCCTGAGTGGACGTCTGTCCCCCATCGCTCCTGGACAGGAGGACGATGATAACCTGCCTGAGGACGGGCTGCTGGGGAGATACTCTGCAAGCAGCTTGACCCCGACTCTCACCGAGACCCTGATGGAGGAGCTGGATCTGATCGATGGCCTCACGTTGCTGACAGAGCAGCAGGGAGGGGCCAGTCCCAGTTCAGCCCCACCAGCACCTCCAACCCCGCTGCCCTCCGCCTCCACCCTGCTGCCTCGTGGGTccagcttctcctccttccatccTCTGCAACCATCCAGCCTCCCGCAGGCCCCAACTCACACCGGGACCCAGGTCTCCGTCTCTCAGTGTGGAATGAGCAGCAAAGAGCCCTCAAGCTTCAGCAACTCCCTCTTCAACCCCATGTCCGGCTCTGGCTCTCGTGGGGGCGGCCATTACAGCACCCACGTGCCTTCCAGCCTGGAGGTGCTGCTCACCTCCGACTCCCCTCCTccgagtgatgtcatgatgactcAGGTGGATCCCCTCATGCACAGTGGGGGGGTGGGCCTAATGGGACTGGGCGCATCCGTGAGGTCCAAACCCAACCAGCTGCTGTTGGGTAAAGGGCTGGAGCCCAACACCGTGGCCCCCATGGTGCTGCAGGCTCAGATGCAGCAGCGTCACcttcaacagcagcagcaacaacaacaacaacaacaacagcagcaacaacatcaGCAACAGCATCAACAGCAACACCAGCAACACTCTCAGTTGGGGTTGGGGATGATCCTCTCGGGTATGTCTCAGGACCCGTCACAGCTCTCGGCCCTCAAAGTGCCAGCGGTGGTCTCTCACCACGGAGGGCCCATCGGCTCAGCCAATCCCGGCGCGAGCCTGCTGGGGATGAGTCAGTTCGGAGCTCCGTCCTGCTCCATGGCCGGTCAGGACCGACTGCCCACAGATTTGGACATTGACATGTTCACTGAAAACCTGGATTGTGACGTGGACTACATCATCAACAGTGACCTCATGGACGGAGATGTCATCGACTTCAACTTTGACCCTATTCTGCCTGGAGGCCAAGGCTGCGCCGGCCCAGCTACCACACAGGGCTCCGCTCACAGCTGGGTGCCAAGCTAA